A portion of the Calditrichota bacterium genome contains these proteins:
- a CDS encoding isoprenyl transferase, which yields MRLKQAGNLPRHIAIIMDGNGRWARKRGLPRVAGHREGINSVRDVVEACGQLGIEVLTLYTFSTENWKRPKEEVSYLMTLLVRTIKKEIKDLQKNNVRLLLIGHLEDLPDTTRKSLEDGIEKTKNNTGLKLVLALSYSGRREILDAVQKIAKAVSSGKISPQQIDENLFSNYLYTAGLPDPDLLIRTSGELRVSNFLLWQMAYTEMYITDVYWPDFRRKELYEAIQVYQKRERRFGLVSEQLHPPLSKVHTHNG from the coding sequence ATGCGGCTTAAACAAGCCGGAAATTTGCCCAGGCATATTGCCATTATTATGGATGGAAACGGGCGATGGGCGCGCAAGCGCGGATTGCCCCGAGTGGCCGGACACCGTGAAGGGATAAATTCCGTCCGGGATGTGGTGGAAGCCTGTGGACAACTGGGGATAGAGGTGTTGACGCTTTACACCTTTTCCACCGAAAACTGGAAACGGCCAAAGGAGGAGGTTTCCTATTTGATGACGCTTCTTGTGCGCACCATTAAGAAGGAAATCAAAGACCTTCAGAAAAATAATGTTCGATTACTCCTCATTGGTCATTTGGAAGACCTTCCGGACACGACCCGCAAGAGCCTGGAAGATGGGATTGAAAAGACCAAAAATAACACGGGACTTAAATTGGTGCTTGCGCTGAGTTACAGTGGAAGGCGCGAGATTCTGGATGCGGTTCAAAAAATTGCAAAAGCGGTTTCATCCGGGAAAATTTCTCCTCAGCAAATTGATGAAAACCTGTTCTCGAATTATCTCTATACGGCGGGCCTGCCCGATCCGGATTTGCTCATTCGAACCAGTGGTGAATTACGCGTGAGTAATTTTTTGCTCTGGCAGATGGCTTACACGGAAATGTACATCACGGACGTGTACTGGCCTGATTTCCGCCGGAAGGAACTTTATGAGGCCATTCAAGTTTACCAAAAAAGAGAGCGCCGGTTTGGATTGGTAAGTGAACAATTGCATCCCCCGCTTTCCAAAGTTCACACCCACAATGGGTGA
- a CDS encoding ABC transporter substrate-binding protein, producing the protein MKRVISALIFIFLLHSSFNAFAVPNHQLQAQVNPEVEKAYQKGLQLFKSGRYDVAAWELQNMLILFPKNHRKSSALYLIARARFHEKKYAEANEALKQLLQEFPKSKYRYDALFLEAAIAYQQNNIPKTLELLQKIIDDSKNKTLVQQSEKIAYKIVVSHYALSDISDLKNQYSSSNLKPVWMLAEASKLIAVGDYQQAKKKTESFLKAFPNSPLRTEALALKKILAESPTLALKIGVILPLTGFYSEQARDVANGIQMAYDTWKNSHARTNIHLEIFDSRGNIVEALKTTQRLVASKKTLALLGSLESNPTAAIAAVSSYGPIPMLAPTGTENGIADLGENVFQMDGNIDIRGKILAEYAIQKLHLKTFAILAPADEYGKQITDSFAATIDQLGGKILAETWYYEGAMDFKKQLSHIRNVGLEKMVWDSLRAAYPNYADPQIDSLFAIEKVIRREKNQNRVIKKLADSTAVPVTSIDGIFLPVYTEDIKYIAPQYAMFNIQSQILGGDYWKDINILNDNNRYINGVIFTTDVYVNENDLPYLRFKNQYRMTFKSSPSKFSILGYDTMRFLLKVIGAGNYTTADVLKALKKTDTFEGLHGTFKFSNGSRVNSGMVLLRYENGAFRRVN; encoded by the coding sequence ATGAAACGGGTTATTTCTGCACTAATTTTTATTTTCTTACTACATTCATCATTCAACGCCTTTGCCGTACCCAACCACCAGTTGCAGGCTCAAGTCAATCCGGAGGTGGAAAAGGCCTATCAGAAAGGACTTCAGTTGTTTAAAAGCGGCCGGTACGACGTGGCGGCCTGGGAACTGCAGAACATGTTGATTCTATTTCCCAAAAACCACCGAAAGAGTTCAGCCCTTTACCTGATTGCCCGTGCCCGATTTCACGAAAAAAAATATGCAGAGGCCAACGAGGCACTTAAACAATTACTGCAGGAATTTCCAAAATCGAAATACCGTTACGATGCGCTTTTTCTGGAAGCCGCAATCGCTTATCAGCAGAATAATATTCCGAAAACCCTGGAATTGCTTCAAAAGATCATCGATGACAGCAAAAACAAAACCCTGGTGCAGCAATCGGAAAAAATCGCCTATAAAATTGTGGTTTCACATTACGCCCTTTCCGATATTTCGGACTTAAAAAACCAGTATTCATCGTCTAATCTGAAACCCGTCTGGATGCTGGCGGAGGCGTCAAAGCTGATTGCAGTGGGAGACTACCAACAGGCCAAAAAGAAAACAGAATCCTTTTTGAAGGCGTTTCCCAACAGCCCTCTGAGGACCGAGGCTCTGGCATTGAAAAAAATTCTGGCCGAAAGCCCGACCCTTGCCCTGAAAATTGGGGTGATTCTTCCGCTCACGGGGTTCTACAGCGAGCAGGCCAGGGACGTCGCCAACGGGATTCAAATGGCCTACGATACCTGGAAAAACAGCCATGCCCGAACGAATATTCACCTGGAGATTTTCGATTCCCGCGGAAACATCGTTGAGGCTCTAAAAACCACCCAGAGACTGGTGGCCAGTAAAAAAACACTTGCCCTCCTGGGGTCGCTTGAAAGCAATCCGACGGCCGCCATTGCGGCGGTTTCAAGCTATGGGCCAATTCCCATGCTGGCTCCTACCGGTACCGAAAACGGCATCGCGGACCTGGGAGAAAATGTATTCCAGATGGACGGAAATATTGACATCCGCGGCAAAATCCTGGCCGAATATGCCATTCAGAAACTGCACCTGAAAACATTTGCCATTTTGGCTCCTGCGGACGAATACGGAAAACAGATCACCGACAGTTTTGCAGCCACGATTGATCAGCTTGGCGGGAAAATCCTGGCAGAAACCTGGTACTATGAAGGCGCCATGGATTTTAAAAAGCAGCTCTCTCACATCAGGAATGTGGGCCTTGAAAAAATGGTGTGGGATTCTCTTCGGGCGGCGTACCCCAATTACGCTGACCCGCAGATCGATTCCCTGTTTGCCATTGAAAAAGTAATTCGCCGCGAAAAAAATCAGAACCGGGTCATTAAAAAGCTGGCCGATTCCACAGCCGTTCCCGTAACCTCGATCGATGGCATCTTTTTGCCGGTTTACACGGAGGATATCAAATATATTGCGCCTCAATACGCCATGTTCAATATCCAATCGCAAATCCTTGGCGGGGATTACTGGAAGGATATCAACATCTTGAACGATAACAACCGGTACATAAATGGCGTCATTTTCACAACGGATGTTTACGTAAACGAAAATGACCTGCCCTATTTACGGTTCAAGAATCAGTACAGAATGACATTTAAGTCATCCCCTTCCAAGTTTTCCATTTTGGGTTACGACACCATGCGTTTCCTCTTGAAGGTAATCGGTGCGGGGAATTACACAACAGCGGATGTACTGAAGGCCTTGAAAAAAACGGACACCTTTGAGGGCCTGCACGGCACCTTTAAATTTTCAAACGGAAGCCGGGTGAATTCGGGGATGGTTCTTCTGCGCTATGAAAATGGGGCATTTCGGCGGGTGAATTGA
- the glmS gene encoding glutamine--fructose-6-phosphate transaminase (isomerizing), producing the protein MCGIVGYIGTEQAVPILIDGLKRLEYRGYDSAGVAVVNNRQVFVEKQLGKISNLEASLKNAPIDSTLGIGHTRWATHGVPSVANAHPHTDCTGSIAIIHNGIIENFASLRQELQSKGHVFQSETDTEVLAHLVEEFYDGDLEKAVRYAISEVIGTYGILVVSAKEPDRIIAARNGSPLLIGVGSHANMAASDATAIIKYTRDVVYLDDGELAVLTRDGYTTKTIRNQRTNKHVEKISFDLDRLEKGGFDHFMLKEIFEQPQTLRDAMRGRVQVENGTVRLGGLSDHLQQLLDARRILLTACGTSWHASLIGEYILEDFLRIPVEVDYASEFRYRNPVLDQESVVIVVSQSGETADTLAALREAKKRRSPVFGICNVVGSSIARETVAGVYLHAGPEVGVASTKAFTAQVTTLTMLAILMARKKWMSKEEGRRILVELESIPDKISEILKANASIREIAKKFVDSRNFLYLGRGYNFPVALEGALKMKEISYIHAEGYPAAEMKHGPIALIDENMPVVFIAIKDSTYEKIISNIEEVKARGGRVIAIATEGDDTIKEKADHVIYVPETLEFLSPLVTIIPLQLLAYHVAILRGCNVDQPRNLAKSVTVE; encoded by the coding sequence ATGTGTGGAATTGTCGGTTATATTGGCACGGAACAAGCCGTCCCGATCCTAATTGATGGCTTAAAGCGGCTGGAATATCGAGGCTACGATTCGGCAGGAGTAGCGGTTGTTAACAACCGTCAGGTTTTTGTAGAGAAACAGCTGGGGAAAATCTCAAATCTGGAAGCATCGTTAAAAAATGCTCCAATCGATTCAACACTTGGAATCGGACACACCCGATGGGCCACGCACGGGGTGCCCAGCGTGGCAAATGCCCATCCCCACACGGACTGCACCGGAAGCATTGCCATTATCCATAATGGAATCATTGAAAATTTTGCCAGTTTGCGTCAGGAATTGCAGAGCAAGGGGCATGTGTTTCAATCTGAAACAGATACGGAGGTTTTGGCGCATCTCGTTGAGGAATTCTATGACGGTGATCTGGAGAAGGCGGTTCGGTATGCCATTTCGGAGGTTATCGGAACCTACGGCATTCTGGTTGTTTCGGCCAAAGAACCGGATCGTATTATTGCCGCCCGAAATGGAAGTCCCCTGCTGATTGGGGTGGGAAGTCATGCTAATATGGCCGCTTCGGATGCAACAGCGATCATCAAGTACACGCGGGATGTGGTGTATCTGGATGACGGAGAACTGGCCGTGCTGACACGGGACGGTTACACAACCAAAACGATTCGGAATCAGCGGACCAATAAGCATGTGGAAAAAATCTCCTTCGATTTGGACCGCCTGGAAAAGGGCGGATTTGATCATTTCATGCTGAAGGAAATTTTCGAACAGCCTCAAACCCTTCGCGACGCCATGCGCGGCCGGGTTCAGGTAGAGAATGGAACGGTTCGGCTGGGGGGCCTGAGTGACCATCTGCAGCAGCTTCTGGATGCCCGGCGCATTTTACTGACCGCCTGCGGAACGTCGTGGCACGCCTCGCTCATCGGCGAGTACATTCTGGAAGATTTTCTTCGGATCCCGGTTGAGGTCGATTATGCGTCCGAATTTCGTTACCGGAATCCCGTCCTGGATCAGGAATCCGTGGTGATTGTTGTCAGCCAGTCCGGCGAAACAGCGGACACCCTGGCCGCGCTTCGGGAAGCCAAAAAACGGCGTTCGCCCGTATTTGGAATCTGTAATGTGGTTGGCAGCAGTATTGCCCGCGAAACCGTTGCCGGCGTTTACCTGCATGCCGGACCCGAAGTGGGGGTGGCTTCGACCAAGGCCTTTACCGCGCAGGTGACCACCCTGACCATGCTGGCCATTTTAATGGCCCGGAAAAAATGGATGAGCAAGGAAGAAGGCCGCCGGATTTTGGTGGAACTGGAGTCCATTCCCGACAAAATATCGGAAATTCTGAAGGCCAATGCCTCCATTCGGGAGATTGCCAAAAAATTTGTGGACAGCCGGAATTTCCTTTACCTGGGCCGGGGGTACAACTTCCCGGTCGCTCTGGAAGGGGCCCTGAAGATGAAGGAAATTTCCTACATTCATGCGGAAGGGTATCCGGCAGCCGAGATGAAACACGGCCCGATTGCGTTAATCGACGAAAATATGCCGGTGGTTTTTATTGCCATTAAGGACAGCACCTACGAAAAAATTATCAGCAATATTGAAGAAGTAAAAGCTCGTGGGGGACGGGTCATCGCGATTGCCACGGAAGGGGACGACACGATCAAAGAAAAGGCCGATCACGTGATTTACGTGCCGGAAACCCTGGAGTTTTTGTCTCCGCTGGTGACGATTATTCCGCTGCAGCTTCTGGCGTATCATGTGGCTATTTTGCGCGGGTGTAATGTGGATCAACCCAGAAACCTTGCCAAAAGTGTCACAGTTGAATAA
- the guaA gene encoding glutamine-hydrolyzing GMP synthase, whose amino-acid sequence MDKNTSKEWILVLDFGSQYTQLIARRIRECDVYSEIKPYHYPVQKIKENRPAGIVLSGGPSSVYADQAPLPDPEIFELGIPVLGICYGLQVIAHLMGGEVDRARRREYGRAALTLLSDEDLFDGVDNPTQVWMSHGDHLTRLPEGFEVIASTENSPIAAIRHPEKKIFGIQFHPEVVHTLQGMEIFRNFLFNVCRCEGNWSPESFLKTTIRSIRKTVGSGRVICGVSGGVDSTVVAELLHRSIGDQLTAIFIDNGLLRKGEAKWVQNFFRKQLNIQLHFVDGSRDFLDRLKGVVDPEKKRKIIGEVFIRLFEAEAKKLGHVEFLAQGTLYPDVIESVSTVGPSASIKSHHNVGGLPEKMSFKLIEPLRELFKDEVRKIGALLGIPDDILNRHPFPGPGLAVRIVGEITEERLNILREADDIFINTLREQGWYEKVWQALAVLLPVKSVGVMGDERTYGNVVALRAVTSQDGMTADWAQLPFDLLGRVSNQIINQIARVNRVVYDISSKPPSTIEWE is encoded by the coding sequence ATGGACAAAAACACTTCAAAAGAATGGATTTTAGTTCTCGATTTTGGCTCGCAATATACCCAATTGATTGCCCGCCGCATCCGGGAGTGTGATGTTTATTCTGAGATCAAACCCTACCATTATCCGGTCCAAAAAATAAAAGAAAATCGCCCTGCCGGCATTGTCCTTTCCGGGGGGCCGTCTTCCGTTTATGCAGACCAGGCGCCCCTGCCCGATCCCGAAATTTTTGAGCTGGGGATTCCTGTCCTGGGCATTTGTTACGGATTACAGGTAATCGCGCATCTTATGGGTGGAGAGGTAGACCGAGCCCGCCGCCGGGAATACGGCCGGGCTGCGCTGACTCTTTTGTCGGACGAGGACCTGTTCGACGGCGTCGATAACCCCACACAGGTCTGGATGAGTCACGGAGATCATTTGACGCGGCTCCCTGAAGGATTTGAGGTGATTGCCTCCACAGAGAATTCACCCATTGCCGCCATCCGGCATCCGGAAAAGAAGATTTTTGGCATTCAGTTTCATCCGGAGGTGGTTCATACCCTGCAGGGAATGGAAATTTTCCGCAATTTCTTGTTTAATGTGTGCAGGTGCGAGGGAAACTGGTCTCCCGAATCCTTTTTAAAAACAACCATTCGCTCGATTCGTAAAACCGTGGGGTCCGGCCGTGTGATCTGCGGGGTGAGCGGAGGCGTGGATTCTACAGTTGTGGCAGAATTATTGCATCGTTCTATTGGGGATCAGTTGACGGCCATTTTTATCGACAACGGTCTGTTACGAAAGGGGGAGGCCAAATGGGTGCAGAATTTCTTTCGCAAGCAATTGAATATCCAACTGCATTTTGTGGATGGCTCCCGTGATTTTTTGGATCGCCTTAAAGGGGTGGTGGATCCCGAAAAAAAGCGGAAAATTATCGGCGAGGTTTTTATCCGGCTCTTTGAAGCCGAGGCAAAAAAACTGGGTCATGTGGAATTTCTGGCGCAAGGAACCCTCTACCCGGATGTCATTGAAAGCGTGTCCACGGTGGGCCCCTCGGCCTCTATTAAATCCCACCACAATGTGGGAGGATTGCCTGAGAAGATGTCGTTTAAATTAATCGAGCCCCTGCGGGAATTGTTCAAGGATGAGGTGCGAAAAATCGGGGCTCTTTTGGGGATTCCGGATGACATTTTGAACCGGCACCCTTTTCCGGGGCCGGGATTGGCCGTCCGAATTGTGGGTGAAATTACCGAAGAACGACTGAATATTTTGCGTGAAGCAGACGACATATTTATAAACACCCTGCGGGAACAGGGGTGGTACGAAAAAGTCTGGCAGGCCCTGGCGGTTTTGCTGCCCGTAAAATCTGTGGGCGTGATGGGGGATGAGCGGACCTACGGAAATGTAGTGGCCCTGCGGGCTGTCACCAGCCAGGATGGCATGACGGCCGACTGGGCGCAGCTGCCGTTCGATTTGCTGGGTCGCGTTTCCAATCAGATTATTAATCAAATTGCACGTGTCAATCGCGTTGTTTACGATATCAGCTCGAAACCACCCAGTACCATTGAGTGGGAATAA
- the surE gene encoding 5'/3'-nucleotidase SurE encodes MRILISNDDGIYSPGIYALYKELKKIGDVFVVAPDSEKSAVGHAITLSNPLRVFPFKRNGKFFGHAVTGTPADCVKIAHWAILKGQKIDLLVSGINHGSNTGINVIYSGTASAATEGTILGIPSFAISVATYDPVDFTVAARFARRLARMLLKKGLPPETFLNVNVPPIPESEIQGVEITRQGKAVFAEKFDRRVDPTGRTYYWLTGKKVHLEREGQDTDDQVILQNKISITPIHYDMTNYAFLEELRTWKISV; translated from the coding sequence ATACGAATCCTAATTTCGAATGACGACGGTATTTATTCGCCGGGAATTTATGCCCTTTACAAAGAGTTAAAAAAAATAGGGGATGTTTTTGTGGTTGCACCCGACAGTGAAAAGAGTGCCGTCGGACACGCGATTACCTTGTCGAATCCGCTGCGGGTTTTTCCATTTAAGCGCAACGGAAAATTCTTTGGCCATGCGGTTACCGGCACACCGGCCGATTGCGTAAAAATCGCACATTGGGCCATTTTAAAAGGGCAGAAAATCGATCTGTTGGTTTCGGGAATCAATCATGGGTCCAATACCGGAATCAATGTAATTTATTCGGGTACGGCTTCGGCGGCAACGGAAGGAACCATCCTCGGAATCCCCTCGTTTGCCATCTCGGTGGCTACGTATGATCCTGTTGATTTTACGGTGGCTGCCCGTTTCGCCCGAAGATTGGCCAGGATGCTTTTGAAAAAAGGGTTGCCTCCGGAAACATTTCTCAACGTGAACGTCCCGCCAATCCCTGAATCTGAAATTCAAGGGGTGGAAATTACGCGCCAGGGGAAAGCGGTGTTTGCTGAAAAATTCGATCGCCGGGTAGACCCCACCGGGCGTACGTACTACTGGCTGACCGGGAAAAAGGTCCATCTTGAGCGGGAGGGACAGGATACGGACGATCAGGTGATCCTCCAGAACAAGATTTCGATTACGCCCATTCATTATGACATGACCAATTATGCCTTTCTGGAGGAACTGCGAACCTGGAAAATTTCTGTATGA
- a CDS encoding acetyl-CoA carboxylase carboxyltransferase subunit beta — MAWFKRKEQGVLTTEKKILPDGLWIKCEQCGEVLYRQELERNMWVCHKCNFHFRIQSGHYIRFLLDDGSFEEFDQKMRSVDPLKFKGKKRYSDQLREAIKKTNMNEAIRTGYGKIDGQPVVLAVMDFSFIGGSMGSVVGEKVARAAERATEKKLPLIVISSSGGARMMEGAISLMQMAKTSAALARFSDQGGLYISVLTNPTTGGTTASYAMLGDVNIAEPGALIGFAGPRVIKETIGQDLPEGFQRSEFVLEHGFLDMIVHRQKMKETLSQLIRFFNGKQANRAS, encoded by the coding sequence ATGGCCTGGTTTAAGCGAAAAGAACAAGGGGTTTTAACGACTGAAAAAAAGATATTACCGGATGGTCTCTGGATCAAATGTGAACAATGCGGGGAAGTTCTCTACCGGCAGGAGCTGGAACGGAATATGTGGGTGTGCCACAAGTGTAATTTCCACTTTCGCATTCAAAGCGGCCATTACATTCGTTTTCTTTTGGACGACGGTTCCTTTGAAGAGTTTGATCAAAAAATGAGGTCGGTGGACCCCCTGAAATTCAAGGGGAAAAAGCGGTATTCCGATCAGCTGCGCGAAGCCATTAAAAAAACGAACATGAATGAGGCCATTCGCACCGGCTACGGAAAGATTGACGGGCAGCCGGTTGTTCTGGCCGTGATGGATTTTTCGTTTATCGGCGGCAGCATGGGGTCTGTGGTGGGGGAAAAAGTGGCCCGGGCAGCCGAAAGGGCTACGGAAAAAAAGCTTCCCCTCATTGTTATTTCCTCCTCGGGAGGGGCGCGGATGATGGAGGGCGCCATTTCACTGATGCAAATGGCAAAGACGTCAGCGGCACTGGCCCGATTTTCGGATCAGGGCGGCCTGTACATTTCGGTGCTTACAAATCCCACAACCGGTGGAACAACCGCCAGCTATGCCATGCTGGGAGATGTAAATATTGCCGAGCCGGGAGCCTTGATCGGTTTCGCCGGGCCCCGGGTGATTAAGGAAACCATCGGACAGGATTTGCCGGAAGGGTTTCAACGATCGGAATTTGTGCTTGAGCACGGTTTTCTGGACATGATTGTTCATCGCCAAAAAATGAAAGAAACACTTTCCCAATTGATTCGTTTTTTTAACGGAAAACAGGCCAATCGCGCATCATGA
- the rimI gene encoding ribosomal protein S18-alanine N-acetyltransferase — translation MAVRLREKTRPAFPKTFRRVVILPDGEELLVRRMVSEDIETVTELELLCFKDAWSEKHFRHEVENSRVSVPIVAEIKGEMVGYMISWFVEDEIHIANIAVSPLYRKRGIGECLLRTILEEGQKRGRVFAYLEVRVSNVAAIQLYKKFGFTAAGIRSRYYQNGEDALLMEKYLGQEQKS, via the coding sequence ATGGCTGTACGGTTGCGTGAAAAAACTCGACCGGCATTTCCAAAAACCTTTCGGCGTGTGGTCATTTTGCCCGACGGGGAAGAGCTGCTGGTGCGGCGCATGGTGTCGGAAGACATCGAAACGGTAACCGAATTGGAGCTGCTCTGTTTTAAGGATGCCTGGAGTGAGAAACATTTTCGCCATGAGGTGGAAAACAGCCGGGTCTCTGTACCGATTGTGGCAGAAATAAAGGGCGAAATGGTTGGGTACATGATTTCCTGGTTTGTTGAAGATGAAATTCACATTGCCAATATTGCCGTTTCTCCGCTTTATCGGAAACGGGGAATTGGAGAGTGCCTGCTCCGCACAATTTTGGAAGAAGGCCAAAAGCGGGGCCGTGTTTTTGCTTATCTGGAGGTGCGTGTTTCAAATGTGGCGGCTATTCAGTTGTACAAAAAATTTGGATTTACGGCGGCCGGAATTCGGAGCCGGTATTACCAGAACGGAGAAGATGCCCTTCTGATGGAAAAATATCTGGGACAGGAACAAAAATCGTGA
- the tsaB gene encoding tRNA (adenosine(37)-N6)-threonylcarbamoyltransferase complex dimerization subunit type 1 TsaB produces MKLLAIDTATETGSVAFLEDSCLQAEYRIRRKRIQSRKLVPVIQSLLADLEWDFSDISGVAVSIGPGSFTGLRIGLSVAKGIAFARGLPLTSVISLDALALSYAENPALVCPMIRFRKQDYYLAMYRWDGTKMERMSEYEVLDVKELNDFLVDGTTLTGDFSEEEIDRLRDVVKKDVRLAHPLHRQSTAFQVGLLGQENFRQGKVDSIDRVEPFYLRDFPIKQPSAAGVKKSQNQP; encoded by the coding sequence ATGAAACTGCTGGCAATTGACACCGCCACTGAAACGGGTTCCGTGGCTTTTCTGGAGGATTCCTGCTTGCAGGCCGAATATCGTATTCGTCGGAAACGCATCCAGTCCCGGAAACTGGTGCCCGTTATCCAATCCCTTCTCGCGGATCTGGAATGGGATTTTTCGGACATCTCAGGGGTGGCTGTTTCCATCGGCCCCGGTTCTTTTACGGGACTTCGCATTGGTTTGAGTGTGGCAAAAGGCATCGCATTTGCCCGCGGCCTTCCGCTGACCTCGGTTATCAGTCTGGATGCCCTGGCCCTTTCGTACGCCGAAAATCCCGCCCTGGTGTGTCCGATGATCCGGTTTCGGAAGCAGGATTACTATTTGGCGATGTACCGGTGGGACGGCACAAAAATGGAGCGCATGAGTGAGTACGAGGTGCTGGATGTGAAGGAGCTGAATGATTTTTTGGTGGATGGTACCACTCTGACGGGTGATTTTTCCGAAGAAGAAATCGATCGGCTTAGGGACGTCGTAAAAAAGGATGTTCGGCTGGCGCATCCGTTACATCGTCAATCCACGGCATTTCAGGTAGGGTTGCTGGGACAAGAGAATTTCAGGCAGGGGAAAGTCGATTCAATTGATCGTGTTGAACCGTTCTATTTAAGGGATTTTCCGATAAAACAGCCGTCTGCTGCAGGGGTTAAAAAATCACAAAATCAGCCTTAA
- the tsaE gene encoding tRNA (adenosine(37)-N6)-threonylcarbamoyltransferase complex ATPase subunit type 1 TsaE has translation MESITHSPEETFALGERLARYLKPGAVVAFWGDLGAGKTVMIKGICKGLGIDAEDVTSPSFTVMNIYEGEIPVFHFDFYKIQSYEEVSGYGIEDYFYGEGISLIEWAERIESYLPEDRIPIVIRRLKPEHRKSENDRYISIGNLTPSVLTALKRKR, from the coding sequence CTGGAAAGTATTACACATTCGCCGGAAGAGACATTCGCGTTGGGCGAACGCCTTGCCAGGTACCTGAAACCCGGGGCAGTGGTTGCTTTTTGGGGGGATCTGGGTGCGGGTAAAACCGTCATGATTAAGGGCATCTGCAAGGGACTGGGAATAGATGCCGAGGATGTAACCAGCCCCTCATTTACGGTCATGAACATCTACGAGGGGGAAATTCCGGTTTTTCATTTTGATTTTTACAAAATTCAATCCTACGAAGAGGTGTCCGGTTATGGAATTGAAGACTATTTTTACGGGGAAGGCATTAGTCTGATTGAATGGGCGGAACGGATCGAATCGTACCTGCCGGAAGACAGAATCCCCATTGTGATTCGTCGGCTCAAACCGGAACACCGGAAAAGCGAAAACGATCGCTATATTTCCATTGGAAATTTGACCCCTTCGGTACTGACCGCTCTGAAGAGAAAGCGATAA